The Alnus glutinosa chromosome 1, dhAlnGlut1.1, whole genome shotgun sequence region ctacaaagtaatttgtaagaattaaaTAATGTTATAAGTCTCTCTTGTATAACTCTTGTATTTCTCAAAAAAtgaggtaacttttaaaatcatcattgagcatgtgactgatcactaTTAACTATTGATCaagtgatgattttaaaaactacttcatttttttagggACACAATAGTGACACATGAGGGACTTCCAAAATTACTTATAAGAATGATATGTCTTATATAAACATGTGATAAAAGACATGCCATTTTtaggagtaatgctagaagtcttggccttttgtgtcatttaaaaaatgaggtggcttttaaaattaccattggtcTTGTAATTggtcactattgaattttgatcaaattgtagttttaaaagtcacttcatttttagagggacacaaaaaTGACACATGAAAGACTTATAGAATTGCTCAATTTTTAGATATTTGTTTGTActttgtaggatatttttgttttttaaccaaaaaaaaaaaataacaaatatcttctctctcttttttttttcttcttttttaatcttcTATCAGTTggccttttaaactaaaaagaaagtaCGTACCctccaattttaattttttttttaagaaaaactcattatttaaagtaattttttttatgtttgtttgaaCAGATAATATcacaaatattatttaaagtaatttttttattagataatttttttattttttatttttttgtaatatataccATCAGATAGTTTTAGTTGAGAGAGTTTGGTGTCACACTCGTCAAAAAATCCAGACCGCCAGGCAGTGGGGTGGCAATTTCCGAGGTACCCTATTGGTTTTTGTCGTTCTCTGGTGATGTAGTAATCATCATCATGTAGTACAGCTATCACTGTCAGAACTCATGATTGGGCTGCCCTGCCTCTCCCTACCGCTTCTCATGCAGCTTTACGTAATTCAACCTTCAGAGAGCCTGACCCCTGACCGGTGACGGCTGACGGCTGACGGGTACGTCTACCAATGTTCAGGTGACAGCTCTGACtgtcattttcaaatttatataaataaaagtttCTCTTTGAAATTTCGgatagaataatgattcaatgccacctaaatatacaatttttcaccaccttgcctatgtggcaaggtggtcccccactactttttgaatttttttttattttttaaaaataaattaaagtggccgggggaccaccttgccacataaacaaggtggtgaaaagttgtatatttaggtggtagtgaatcattactctttcgGATAACCATCACCGTAATTAAATTTAGATAAATGCTATCTATTTAAAAATTGGCATGTAATAAATGAGAATTTAGTATACTTTTATTAAGTTATTGCCCTTTATTAATATGTTGAAGAAAgctttcaataaaaaattatcttttaattttctgaAAAGAAGTATTTATGCAAAagtcaaaaaggaaaaaagaaaaatcagtttgcgaagaaaattcttttttacTACGTTAGTtacatgccacatttttaataagtagcATTTTCAAACCTTTCAATACAAAGAACAGGTTAGATTTTGgtaattttagaatttaaaaattctagaGGCCCTAGGATCCTTATCCACGGTGGACACTCCATTCATGGATGTTTGATTCATGTTCATGCTCTAATTACCTTAACACCCAGATAATATTTAAAAGGATTAAATATCTTACACCTCATGtggtttaaaacttttttttttttttttttctttcagtttttcttttttttcataagtgaTATTTGTGCTATGGAAAAAGACGGAGATGAAACTTTCATCCAAAACTGATAGATTTCCACGTCAGCGATATGTAGCACCATTAAAAGTGTGACATGTAGCtgccctatattttttttattttgagttttctttttttttaaaaaaaaaattaatggtgaCTCAGGACAGTTTTggggtggctgaaaccaccACATTTGGCTTGGGCCACCCTCATTTGTCCTGGGGATGGTTCAGCCACTCTCGagggccaaagtgaaaaaaaaaaaaaaaaaaaaaaaaaagttttggccCTTaattgagggtggccgaaccacccttagGCCAAAGCCACCCTCTTGGCCAAAATAGGGGTggttcctaatttttttttttttaaaaaaaaaaatcttaaaataattaataataataataataataataaaaatggcaGTCACATGTCGCACTTTTAATGGTGCCACATGTCTCTGACGTGGAAATCCCTCAGTTTTGGACGAATGTACCATCTTCGTATTTTTCCATAACACATGTACcacttatgaaaaaaagaaaactgagggagtaaaaaataaaagtgttaaaCCACAATAGacaaaaggtatttaaccctaattaataacatgtttgttttagaaaaatatgtCTAGATGAAAAGAATATGACAACACTGAACATAAAAGAACATGGGATTAAATAATAAGAAGGTTGATTAATATGTGTCCCATTAGGTGGTCAGTGAAGGAACAGACTTGACATTGAATTTGAACATGGATGCCAGAATAGGGAACCTGCAAACAAAATCAGTTGATATGGTTCAATGTATGATCCTCTGCGCACATCTACTCTGTTCTATAAAAGGTTCTTCTTCAATCCAACAGCAACAGGCAACGGAGACTGATTTTTATGCGCAACAATATTAGCTGCATGCCGGTTGCATGAATTAAGAATGTTTTCTTTTGCATGAGAACCAAGTCCGAATATAGTTGACGTTTTCATAACAATTGAAACGATCGACCTTATAGCCTTAAGAAGTGTTTGGTCGTCTAAGTTCATCAAAAGTACAGTGACTAAGGTAACGCGACCCTTATAACCCTAAGCTATCTCTTCTAAATGGGAGAGAAAATGCAACATACAATGCGCAGTCATGGAGTTAGATGCAtgtctctcttctttatttctctctATGAATTGCCAATGTCATTTCCTCCGTAATTCCTTTTCTCTATGTGGTGTGGttcttgttctctttttttctaaatgtctttttccttttcttggctGTTTTTCGCTCTCTTTGCACCCCATTTCCAAAATGATCAGTCCATTTTAGTGCATTTGACAGagtatataattatatagtTCATGCAAGAATGACATTGGAAGAGGGGTTATTTGGGGCGGGGTTAAATTCCCTATTGACAACCAAAAGCTAGAATTAATCCTCAGTGTGTTCTTGCTTCTCATCGACGTTACATATGCTTGGGTGCGATCATACTAACACTAATGCAATAAATTTCATCAGAATTCTGCAGCTAAGCATGTTTAAACGAGAGTGGTGTAAGTATGGATGACCTCATGCATGTGAAGTCTTCTTGTTGCATCAttcgttttactttttattcatccaaaaaaaaaataaacattacatatgctttgtaatttgtaattcaATCATTTCATTAGAATATTATCTAGATCGTAATCATGGCTCTGTttaactctcttttttttgaatgaatgttATTAGGTCTATCTATAATGGTTTTGTTAAGCAGAATAATTATCTGGAGTACGTAGCCATGCATGTTTACAGaaaagtaccaaaaaaaaataaaatcaatcactTAGATGAGCGGTGATGAATGTAAAAACAAACCTTTGTGTATCAAAATTTCAGTTTCAGCCAGATAGATCTAATCTGTTTCTACTTTACCTCGCAGGTTGTTGGTTGGAGAATTTTAAAGGGGCCAAAACTGTTCCAAGCTTCACCCTACAGTCTCTTTTACAGTACTCGATCTTACCAAAAATATATAGCTAGGGCTAGCTAAACTCTTAAGGAGTTAAGGTTCGCATGGAGTTCTTGGGCGCCGCAGGCATTCTTGGTAAGGCTAGATCCATTGTTTCATCCATTCGTGGACTTGTGCAACGGGAATATTCTGAATCATCTTCGACAAAGGGCGATTTGAGCTGTAGCGAAGATGAGATAAAAGACTTGGAGAAGACAGCTGATCAGCCTGATTACACTCGTCAACATGATGACAAGCTGATGATCGATCGAAGGTGTGCAATGACAAGGGATTACCCGCCCCCAATACCTCCGCTTGCCTATGGGAATTTGACGGCTCGCATGCCTTACGTTTTGACCAGACATTATGCTCATGGAAAGCTCATCCTTCAAGTCGAGAGAGTGAAGCATCATGGGTACTTTGAAGCACGTACGGAAAATGGTCGGCTTATCTTAAATCTCCTAACCCTTGACGGCAAATGTTGTCACGGTGTTTGCGAGGACAACGAGGAGCTCGAACTAGAAGATGATCTCCAGCTCGTcgaagataaagataaagagGAGTCAGAAGAATATCAAGAAACTGTAATTGATTGTGATTACCTGGGCCGGCTAGATGGCTTTGCCATTGAGGTGGTAGCTTAAGGCCCCCAAGAAAATGAAGTTCCCTGAAAAAAGTGTTAAGAAGTCCCCCATAAGGGCCTAAAAAGTAGCAATAAAAAGGCCCATCAATAAATAAAGGGTGTTCGTTAAAGAATTTtgtggtgatttttttttttttttttttgaatagaaaTAAGAAGtatttgatgtgatataaaagtggaataagatttgaattttctgtgaaaaaaaaaataagttgtttggtaatagcttattttaaattgacgttaaattttttgaaagaagtaaaaacaaaaataaaaatgtttgccCAATGATGCAAGAAGATTCCTACatagttgtgtttttatttttatttttttattttactgagatattattaaaaacaaaagaagcccACATGTGAACATGAAGTATATATCAGAAAACACCTAactataagaataaaatatgtAGAGCAAAGAAATCGTGATAACCAATCACGAAGGGATAAACAAAAGCTGTTGTCCAAATATACAaagtattcaaaaaaaataacaacttaagtttctccaaaatcctctcaTGTTCCTCATAACTTCTATCATTTTTTCCCCATAAACACTACAAGAGACGTGAAGGCACTATATTCCACTGAATAGCACTCCCGACAATCCACCAATATGCATATAAGTCAactactcgtctaggcataactcaagacaATCCAAATTGACTAAAAAAGACATCGCATAAGGCACCAACAACCtcacaatagagaagaagatggttcACGGACTCCCTGttgctttcttcaccttcccATCTCACTCTAATTAAAGACAACACCTTGAAGAAAGAGGCAAATACATCAACTTTTCAATCATGAGCCGTCCTAGTAAAGGTTATGTCCTACTATGCGAAGCCACATGAAGACTCCAAGTGTGTTGCAAGAGAAGCATCTTTAGCACACTTAATGCCTAgtctttttaataaatgattacaaaataaaataaaactaccTTATAAGGTCATAATGTAAAATAACTTGATtgccttttgttattttgatgcGAATGTTTAGGGGTACTTCAACTTTAACTATAAGTTCCTTACAAACTAACATGACAATCTACATAACACTTACCATGTTAACTAATTGAAAATCTTATGAGTTTGAAacgtatataatattatttaaataattaaattcataattatCTATATGCTATTCTTTTGTGATAACAattgatttaacataatatcacaTCGATGGTTATAATTTTGAATCTTGTCTCCGTACGTAATTTACcttctattttaatttaatattcagTGTGTTTGACCTCACTTTATTTAGGAGGGGTTTGAGTCCTCGTGTGAATGAgagtattataatattaattaaataactaaattcatcattttttgtcaacttaaacttttaaaacaaCTGATGATTTAACAGAGACAACATTATTTATATGGTTAGAGGGTTAGGATAATAGCTAGTGTTGCTTTATCAAGAAAAATGCTCTatattgttctttttctttctgacAATATTATAAGCTTTTAGGTATAATTAGTGAAGTACTCTATAAAAGGAAGATGCtatctatacatttttttttacccaaatATCTTGTGTATACcctctaattttgtttttttgggatCGCCTCAACTGACACGTAGTGTTTGGGATTTAATATCTGTATAAAATAAAGTATAATCTTGTAATTACCCACCAATCAAATGGTGGCAACTTGCCTATAGATCATACGGGGTAATAAGCTCTAAATTTGGATCGAAATCTTGTGCAGTGAAGTTGTTTATTGCATGGTGCCATGGGCAACATCATGTGAGAGGGTATTCAAATCTTACCCGGCCCGTTTGGATAGATGCTCAAAACGTCTGAACATGTAGGCTAGGACTACTTGAGCTCTTGCCCGATCAAAGGTAACTTCTCACATATAATTGACATTGCATTGCAATGAACAATCTCATTGCACCTGATTCTTGGCCCTTTTGGATTCATAGTACTTGACCATATAATGGGGGCAAGTGCAAATTGGGCTATAATAGCTGACTCCAGCAAGTTGCATAAACAGTATTGGACTCAACAAAACTGGATCTTCGGCCTTGTTGTTTTGAACAGTGATGAAAATTAAACTCTCTTGtcttcacccaaaaaaaaaataataataataataataataacaacataaaataaaataaaaaatctattttatccTTCTTGTTCTTGgtgattagaatttaaattacaggaaatcaaatcaaagaagaaaatagaaaaggttGAGATAAAACTGCAGACCAAGAGTCATTTTcaaaatagaagagaaacaTGCATGGTATTATTGATTTATGAAAAAGGGTAGTTAAACTtcaattgaaatttcaaaaagaaCATATATTAGAATAAGATCATCTTCATTATTTCAAATGAaactagaaaaattattttattgttaagttTAATTAGAGTCACAAATAATGTAGCATTATGTATATTGTTAAATACGACAAAACGAAATATTGATTATAAAATAGTTTATCTTGATTTCACGAAATGGAAAAGATCCTAATCCCATTTATTACTCTTATCAAatgaatttaaacattaattatcatttattataaaaatgagatatgatacgtttataagTTTTATATAATTCCTATAcaattttaataacttttttgtcaaaataactattggatttgttttctatCATTTATTCATGTGAGTCCTACATGTAATATATCTaatgttttatttgaaaaaaaaaaaattgttggagttgtacaaaaattgtatagaagttataaacgtatcataactttataaaaattcatatcctcctctatttttttttttttttttgaaatccatCTCCTTCTTTaattacttaataaaaaaaaacaactttcaAACCTCATATCACATTTGTTGACCGTAAcgaaataaaaaagttttaattttttttttttttgcccataACATCTATGACAGCTTTTCTAT contains the following coding sequences:
- the LOC133860905 gene encoding uncharacterized protein LOC133860905 — protein: MEFLGAAGILGKARSIVSSIRGLVQREYSESSSTKGDLSCSEDEIKDLEKTADQPDYTRQHDDKLMIDRRCAMTRDYPPPIPPLAYGNLTARMPYVLTRHYAHGKLILQVERVKHHGYFEARTENGRLILNLLTLDGKCCHGVCEDNEELELEDDLQLVEDKDKEESEEYQETVIDCDYLGRLDGFAIEVVA